A window of the Astyanax mexicanus isolate ESR-SI-001 chromosome 22, AstMex3_surface, whole genome shotgun sequence genome harbors these coding sequences:
- the lman2lb gene encoding lectin, mannose-binding 2-like b, with protein sequence MATPRTVWKSRPGFFVRDGRVSSVFSGRAGVCLALAVFLAAVERSCGNNAYEPEEFLKREYSLTKPYQGLGSSTTSHWELMGNAMIMPEHVRLTPDLQSRQGAVWSRLPFYVRDWEIQVHFKIHGQGKKNLNGDGLALWLTKERMQIGPVFGNINYFTGLGIFVDTYPNEDKHQERSFPFISAMVGNGSVAYDHDRDGRNVDLGGCSASVRNVDYDTFLLIRYIRNTLTIMMDVEGKQEWKDCLEVPGVHMPQGYFFGASSVTGDLSDNHDLISFKLFELAVERTLEELENEEEVLIPSVDYRDIPVEVVDEGMGVLSIFFLFIFSVVGLVLLIVALLLIHQRWKDRSRKRFY encoded by the exons ATGGCGACTCCCAGGACTGTGTGGAAGTCTCGGCCCGGGTTCTTTGTGCGGGATGGCCGGGTTTCGAGCGTGTTTTCGGGCAGGGCGGGAGTCTGCCTGGCGCTGGCTGTGTTTCTGGCGGCGGTGGAGCGGAGCTGCGGGAATAACGCCTACGAGCCAGAGGAGTTTCTGAAGCGCGAGTACTCGCTCACCAAGCCGTACCAAG GTCTGGGATCCTCCACCACTTCTCACTGGGAGTTGATGGGAAATGCGATGATCATGCCGGAGCACGTACGGCTGACCCCAGACCTGCAGAGCCGACAGGGAGCCGTGTGGAGTCGCCTG CCATTCTATGTGAGGGACTGGGAGATACAGGTGCATTTTAAAATCCACGGTCAGGGAAAGAAGAACCTGAACGGAGACGGACTCGCCCTGTGGTTGACCAAAGAGCGCATGCAGATTG GGCCGGTGTTTGGGAACATTAACTATTTCACTGGTCTGGGAATATTTGTGGACACTTATCCTAATGAAGACAAACATCAGGAG AGGTCGTTTCCCTTCATCTCTGCGATGGTGGGGAACGGGTCAGTGGCGTATGATCACGATCGGGACGGAAGGAACGTGGATCTGGGCGGCTGCTCTGCTTCCGTCCGTAACGTGGACTACGACACGTTCCTGCTGATCAGATACATCAGAAACACGCTGACG ATCATGATGGATGTAGAAGGGAAGCAGGAGTGGAAGGACTGTCTGGAGGTGCCTGGTGTCCACATGCCTCAGGGATACTTCTTCGGAGCCTCGTCCGTCACTGGAGATCTGTCAG aTAATCATGACCTGATCTCCTTTAAGCTGTTTGAGCTGGCGGTGGAGCgcactctggaggagctggagaACGAGGAGGAGGTTCTGATACCCAGCGTGGACTACAGAGACATCCCAG TGGAGGTGGTGGATGAAGGCATGGGCGTGCTCTCTATCTTTTTCCTGTTCATTTTCTCTGTGGTGGGGCTGGTCCTGCTCATCGTGGCTCTGCTCCTCATCCACCAGCGCTGGAAGGATCGCAGCCGCAAGCGTttctactga